A window from Aureibacillus halotolerans encodes these proteins:
- a CDS encoding AI-2E family transporter, translating to MPANWSERFKKFFLNNRFVLFLFILLLLGLNVMVLMHISFIFEPFVVLLKTIILPIILAGIAFYLLNPVVDLMERYRIRRIYSICALFLFIAGLITLLIVAVLPLIQEQVMDIAQKFPSYVNQLSQELTGLWYSPIFLDVKETLNIDLQSIAMRFSNWATDFLDNATQRVFSVVGAVTEVVLAIITLPFILFYLLKDGKKLPGYFVHFLPVRLRGKSLEVLGDINHQISSYIRGQIIVSFCIGVLLYIGYLIIGLDYSLTLAVMAAFTSVVPYVGPAIAITPALIIALVTSPIMLLKMIAVWTIVQLIEGKFISPQIMGKNLHVHPITIIFVILTAGNLFGIVGILVAVPGYAVLKVICTYAFQWIKERSKLYEESSQIRKK from the coding sequence ATGCCAGCCAATTGGAGCGAACGTTTTAAAAAATTTTTCCTTAACAATCGATTTGTCCTGTTTTTGTTCATCCTGCTTCTCCTCGGCCTAAATGTCATGGTTCTCATGCACATTTCATTTATATTTGAGCCGTTTGTCGTACTCCTGAAAACCATCATCCTGCCAATTATTTTAGCAGGTATCGCCTTTTATTTACTAAATCCCGTCGTCGACTTGATGGAGCGCTACCGCATACGTCGAATTTATTCGATTTGCGCACTGTTTCTGTTCATCGCTGGGCTCATTACACTTTTGATTGTCGCCGTGCTGCCGCTCATTCAAGAACAGGTGATGGACATTGCTCAGAAATTCCCGAGCTACGTCAATCAACTTAGTCAGGAGCTTACGGGGTTATGGTACAGTCCGATCTTTCTCGACGTGAAGGAGACGCTCAACATTGACCTGCAAAGCATCGCGATGCGCTTTTCCAACTGGGCTACGGATTTTCTCGACAATGCAACACAACGTGTATTCAGCGTCGTCGGTGCCGTAACGGAAGTCGTACTGGCGATTATTACGCTTCCTTTCATCTTGTTTTACCTGTTGAAGGATGGCAAGAAATTGCCCGGCTACTTCGTTCATTTTCTGCCAGTTCGCTTGCGTGGAAAATCCCTTGAGGTGCTTGGCGACATCAACCATCAGATCAGCTCGTACATTCGCGGGCAAATCATTGTCAGCTTTTGCATTGGTGTGTTGCTTTACATCGGCTATTTAATCATCGGGCTCGATTATTCGTTAACACTTGCGGTCATGGCGGCCTTTACGAGCGTCGTTCCATATGTCGGTCCGGCCATAGCCATTACGCCGGCGCTCATTATCGCGCTTGTCACATCGCCAATCATGCTTCTAAAGATGATTGCCGTCTGGACGATTGTCCAGCTCATTGAAGGCAAGTTCATCTCCCCGCAAATTATGGGGAAAAACCTGCACGTCCATCCGATTACCATCATTTTTGTGATCCTGACCGCCGGCAACTTGTTCGGCATCGTCGGCATCCTTGTCGCCGTGCCTGGCTACGCCGTGCTCAAAGTCATTTGCACCTACGCCTTCCAGTGGATCAAAGAACGCTCCAAATTGTATGAAGAAAGCAGCCAGATTCGGAAGAAATAG
- a CDS encoding GNAT family N-acetyltransferase yields MITYKPLSELPIKMASDLWNLSFENYSVDVSMPMDRFIDRVANEGLSLTRSFACYVDEAPAAIVMNGFRHVGESLMAWNGGTAVAPAFRKRGIGKALMQHNQALYIAEGVKRATLEAISSNKSAIHLYEGQGYSVIDQLKLLSCKRLNPMGLVADKQTYDIYRSPAAAATAIPWYHVCDVWQAGLQSLKNGECVFATKDNKIVSYGLIRRVYDVDGSVKGIILYRLETAPDCVDERAALSVILRELWQPELDCKRTVFNIPASKPQQLNILEEMGFSETMEQVLMAN; encoded by the coding sequence ATGATAACGTATAAACCTTTAAGCGAGCTACCGATTAAAATGGCATCCGATTTGTGGAATCTATCATTTGAGAATTATTCAGTGGACGTCTCAATGCCGATGGATCGGTTCATCGACAGAGTGGCTAATGAGGGGCTGTCTTTGACACGATCTTTCGCTTGTTACGTAGATGAGGCACCAGCGGCGATTGTGATGAACGGGTTTCGTCACGTCGGGGAAAGCTTGATGGCATGGAATGGGGGCACTGCAGTTGCGCCTGCATTCCGAAAGCGCGGAATTGGTAAAGCTCTCATGCAACACAATCAAGCGCTTTACATTGCGGAAGGCGTGAAGCGTGCCACATTGGAAGCGATAAGCAGCAACAAGAGCGCTATTCACCTTTATGAGGGGCAAGGCTATTCCGTTATTGACCAATTAAAGCTGTTGTCTTGCAAGAGGCTCAATCCGATGGGTCTAGTAGCGGATAAGCAAACATACGACATTTATAGAAGCCCAGCAGCTGCAGCAACAGCGATTCCTTGGTACCACGTTTGTGATGTTTGGCAGGCAGGACTGCAAAGCTTAAAGAACGGGGAATGCGTCTTCGCTACCAAAGACAACAAAATTGTCAGCTACGGACTTATCCGAAGAGTTTACGATGTTGATGGGAGCGTAAAAGGAATTATTTTGTACCGTCTTGAAACCGCTCCAGACTGTGTTGATGAAAGGGCAGCCCTCTCAGTCATTCTTCGTGAACTATGGCAGCCGGAGCTCGATTGCAAGCGCACGGTCTTTAACATCCCGGCATCGAAACCGCAGCAGCTCAACATTCTTGAGGAAATGGGGTTTAGTGAGACAATGGAGCAAGTGCTGATGGCAAACTAA
- a CDS encoding alpha/beta hydrolase family protein — protein sequence MQTYIQKHYQRALAQQEKAKAKRTPQEHADALQSEWTNAIGTCPDVAEAELHVNLIHSVERDGYREEKVELHIGDVATMPIYILIPHNVTLPAPAVLAIHGHGYGHNEIVGRTQTGEIDEEAPGIHQHFAVQLVKRGVIAVAPEVAGFGSRRHPKDIETDQRSSCARFATQLLMLGQTLTGYRTEELLQVLRYMQKRSDIQENAIGMMGFSGGGLLALSVGIRSTVPKAIVLCGFPSTFIGSTMDRPHCHDNYAPGLALPSELPGYISTLAPRPLFIESGDNDMVFPVEPVQECIAEVRKVYEAAGASEHMAHDIFPGVHEISGRRSYDWVTSKLHSST from the coding sequence ATGCAGACGTACATACAAAAGCATTATCAACGCGCGTTAGCTCAACAGGAGAAGGCAAAGGCGAAACGAACGCCACAAGAGCACGCCGACGCATTACAATCTGAATGGACGAACGCCATAGGGACATGCCCGGACGTAGCGGAGGCAGAGCTGCATGTGAATTTGATTCACAGCGTAGAGCGGGACGGGTATAGAGAAGAAAAGGTCGAGCTGCACATCGGTGACGTCGCGACGATGCCAATCTATATTCTTATACCTCACAATGTCACACTGCCAGCCCCCGCCGTGCTCGCCATTCACGGCCACGGCTACGGTCATAATGAAATCGTTGGACGGACACAAACTGGCGAGATCGATGAAGAGGCACCAGGCATTCACCAGCATTTTGCCGTACAGTTAGTGAAACGTGGAGTCATCGCTGTGGCACCTGAAGTGGCCGGCTTTGGCTCACGCCGTCATCCGAAAGACATTGAAACAGACCAACGATCGTCCTGCGCCCGCTTCGCCACCCAACTGCTAATGCTTGGACAAACGCTAACCGGCTATCGCACCGAAGAGCTACTGCAAGTGCTACGTTATATGCAGAAACGAAGTGACATTCAGGAGAACGCTATTGGCATGATGGGTTTTTCCGGAGGCGGCTTGCTTGCTCTAAGTGTCGGCATTCGAAGCACGGTGCCAAAAGCGATCGTTCTTTGCGGGTTTCCGAGCACATTTATCGGCAGCACGATGGATCGCCCGCATTGCCACGACAACTATGCCCCCGGTCTGGCGCTGCCAAGCGAATTGCCTGGCTACATTAGCACGCTTGCACCGCGTCCGCTGTTTATTGAAAGCGGTGACAACGATATGGTGTTTCCTGTTGAGCCAGTCCAAGAGTGTATAGCTGAGGTAAGGAAAGTCTATGAAGCGGCCGGTGCGTCAGAGCACATGGCGCATGACATTTTCCCTGGCGTTCATGAAATCAGCGGTCGGCGATCGTATGATTGGGTAACGTCAAAACTACACTCAAGCACATAA
- a CDS encoding zinc-binding alcohol dehydrogenase family protein, protein MKEESMKAVGYVRPLPIEEEESLMDVVMARPNPEGKDVLVRVEAVSVNPVDTKIRKNQHPQGDTPTILGFDVAGVVEEVGNDVNYLKPGDAVYYAGDNSRQGGNSEYHIVDERIVGRMPTTLNYAASAAIPLTGLTAWEALFDRAGLKEEENGNEGKTILIIGAAGGVGSMATQLARFAGLHVIGTASREDTEQWAKENGAHSTINHHDELLPQLEELGIDKLDIVFAANDLQPHWEDLLHIMAPQGNIVSIVPFASAVNLNPVFSKAVRFSWESMFARPRFQTDDIERQRDILNKISGLLDAGILKTTVSEVLQPINAETLRQAHKAVETGNMIGKIVVESFE, encoded by the coding sequence ATGAAGGAAGAAAGTATGAAGGCGGTCGGCTACGTAAGGCCGTTGCCGATTGAAGAAGAAGAAAGCTTGATGGATGTTGTGATGGCACGACCAAACCCCGAGGGCAAAGATGTGCTCGTTCGTGTCGAGGCGGTATCCGTTAATCCAGTCGATACGAAAATTCGTAAAAACCAGCACCCACAAGGAGACACACCCACCATTTTAGGCTTTGATGTCGCAGGCGTCGTCGAAGAAGTCGGAAACGATGTGAATTACCTCAAACCAGGTGATGCGGTCTATTACGCTGGTGACAATTCACGGCAAGGCGGAAACAGCGAGTACCATATCGTCGATGAGCGCATCGTTGGACGTATGCCTACGACGCTCAATTACGCCGCGTCCGCAGCCATTCCGCTCACTGGACTAACAGCGTGGGAAGCCTTGTTCGACCGCGCTGGTCTAAAGGAAGAGGAAAACGGCAACGAAGGGAAAACGATTCTTATCATTGGTGCCGCGGGCGGTGTCGGCTCAATGGCCACCCAACTTGCACGTTTTGCTGGGCTCCACGTGATTGGCACAGCGTCACGCGAGGATACCGAGCAATGGGCGAAAGAGAACGGCGCGCATTCGACGATTAATCACCACGACGAGCTCTTGCCACAGCTGGAGGAGCTAGGCATCGATAAACTTGACATTGTGTTCGCTGCCAATGATCTTCAGCCACATTGGGAAGACCTTCTGCACATTATGGCTCCTCAAGGCAACATTGTATCCATCGTGCCCTTTGCGAGCGCCGTCAATCTGAACCCCGTGTTTTCAAAGGCCGTTCGTTTCAGCTGGGAGTCAATGTTTGCTCGCCCGCGTTTTCAAACGGACGACATCGAGCGCCAACGAGACATTCTCAACAAAATATCTGGCCTGCTTGATGCCGGTATTCTCAAAACGACCGTCAGCGAAGTGCTCCAACCAATCAACGCCGAAACGCTGCGACAGGCACATAAAGCCGTCGAAACGGGCAATATGATTGGCAAAATTGTCGTCGAAAGCTTTGAATAA
- a CDS encoding nuclease-related domain-containing protein, with protein MLVKPLDQPIVLEQLRSLLKRIPPSSPLQPRIEKELATRKAGFSGETSVDYYLPFIDEAAAVLRDIRLDTPHAHAQIDLLIVTPTFALIVELKNIAGVFQFDSIFQQCIRTFNDKEERFSNPLLQVERQKTQFVKWLKENRFPLLPVETLVLFTNGNTLIKGPDVSSARIGHLEILPAVMTKLESHYSKRVLRREIQQQLANALLQAHTPQRFNILSYFQLSETDVMKGVFCPTCSKGSMRRVHGSWKCHHCEAISKVAHVQALYEYQLLFGDTLTRKELQRFLGLSSRHTALRLIQNMKLRPADGRAKSQLYALPDLDFTRK; from the coding sequence ATGCTTGTAAAACCATTAGATCAACCGATTGTACTGGAACAGCTGCGTTCTTTATTGAAGAGAATTCCACCTTCCTCTCCGCTCCAGCCGAGGATTGAAAAAGAGCTGGCAACGAGAAAAGCCGGATTTAGCGGCGAAACATCGGTGGATTATTATCTTCCGTTTATTGACGAGGCGGCTGCTGTACTCCGTGACATTCGCCTAGACACCCCACACGCTCATGCACAGATAGACCTCTTGATTGTCACCCCTACCTTCGCCCTCATCGTCGAACTGAAGAACATTGCCGGCGTCTTTCAGTTTGATTCCATATTCCAACAATGCATCCGCACGTTTAATGACAAGGAAGAGCGTTTTTCAAACCCCCTCCTGCAGGTGGAGCGGCAGAAAACACAATTCGTGAAATGGTTGAAGGAGAATCGTTTTCCGCTCCTGCCCGTGGAGACGTTAGTACTCTTCACGAATGGGAATACTTTGATAAAAGGGCCAGATGTGTCAAGCGCTCGTATTGGCCATTTGGAAATCCTCCCCGCCGTGATGACCAAGCTGGAATCGCATTACTCGAAACGAGTGCTCCGTCGTGAGATCCAGCAGCAATTGGCCAACGCACTCCTTCAGGCGCACACCCCACAACGATTCAACATCCTCTCCTATTTTCAATTATCCGAAACCGATGTAATGAAAGGTGTGTTTTGTCCGACTTGCTCGAAGGGTAGTATGCGCCGTGTCCATGGTTCATGGAAATGCCATCATTGTGAAGCGATCAGCAAAGTCGCTCATGTCCAAGCGCTGTATGAGTATCAGCTATTGTTCGGAGACACGTTGACACGGAAGGAGTTGCAGAGGTTTTTGGGGCTATCCTCACGTCATACCGCTTTACGGCTCATTCAGAATATGAAGCTGCGACCAGCAGACGGCCGAGCAAAAAGCCAACTCTATGCATTGCCCGATCTAGATTTCACGAGAAAATGA
- a CDS encoding DegT/DnrJ/EryC1/StrS family aminotransferase — protein MKDKILLSPPHMTGEEEAMVAETIASNWIAPLGPQVDAFERELANMVWKKGGAAMSSGTAAIHLALKLVNVRPGDLVFCSSLTFVASANPVLYEKAIPVFIDSEPDTWNMSPVALEKALMEAKRQGALPKAVIVVNLYGQSAKMAELAELCDAYRVPMIEDAAESLGSSYQGRPSGSFGKFGIYSFNGNKIITTSGGGMLVSDDLDALERARFLASQARDQAAHYEHSQIGYNYRMSNVLAAIGRVQLASLHEKVQARRAIFERYSNAFRSIPGLTMMPQLAGTRSNRWLTTFTLAPSTGSSSEVLAQLNAANIEARPVWKPLHLQPLFRDAAFFSHDDTRSPISEGLFATGICLPSGSSLTHEQQLRVIRTIRHAVAPKRSVL, from the coding sequence ATGAAGGATAAAATATTATTGTCGCCACCGCATATGACAGGCGAAGAAGAAGCGATGGTCGCAGAAACCATCGCGTCCAACTGGATTGCTCCACTAGGTCCGCAAGTAGATGCATTCGAGCGAGAGCTGGCCAATATGGTATGGAAAAAAGGCGGCGCTGCCATGTCTTCTGGCACTGCCGCTATTCATTTGGCTCTGAAATTAGTAAATGTGCGCCCGGGGGACTTGGTCTTTTGTTCTTCATTGACCTTTGTGGCCAGCGCCAATCCGGTGCTGTATGAAAAAGCAATTCCTGTCTTTATTGATTCCGAGCCAGACACGTGGAACATGTCCCCGGTCGCGCTAGAAAAAGCATTAATGGAGGCGAAGCGACAAGGGGCATTGCCAAAAGCGGTGATCGTCGTGAATCTATATGGTCAGAGCGCCAAAATGGCCGAGCTTGCCGAGCTATGCGATGCATACCGTGTGCCGATGATTGAGGACGCTGCCGAATCGCTTGGCTCCTCCTATCAAGGGCGCCCGAGCGGTTCATTCGGGAAGTTTGGTATTTATTCATTCAACGGCAACAAAATCATCACCACTTCAGGAGGCGGCATGCTCGTCTCGGATGACCTCGACGCGCTAGAGCGGGCAAGGTTTTTGGCTTCCCAAGCACGTGACCAAGCTGCGCACTACGAGCATTCGCAGATCGGCTACAACTATCGAATGAGCAACGTGCTCGCCGCTATTGGCCGTGTCCAGCTCGCGAGCCTGCACGAGAAAGTGCAAGCCCGACGCGCGATTTTTGAACGCTACTCCAACGCTTTCCGTAGCATTCCTGGCCTAACGATGATGCCGCAGCTGGCTGGGACGCGATCGAATCGCTGGCTTACAACATTTACACTCGCGCCATCAACAGGTAGTTCCTCCGAAGTGTTGGCGCAGCTGAACGCAGCTAACATTGAGGCTCGTCCTGTCTGGAAACCGTTGCACTTGCAGCCGCTCTTCAGAGACGCCGCCTTTTTCAGCCATGACGATACTCGCAGCCCCATCAGCGAAGGGCTCTTCGCCACCGGCATTTGCCTGCCTTCCGGTTCAAGCCTGACTCACGAACAGCAGCTCCGCGTCATCCGCACCATTCGCCACGCCGTCGCCCCAAAGCGCAGCGTGCTGTAA
- a CDS encoding N-acetyltransferase has translation MMTSRDTVVIQGQASIDPTASISAFVTIGNGVTIGAGAIIETGVVLHDNAYVGAGARLKPHAVLGPAAVVGANSLLHIGAIVEENAILAEGVQLGTYASVGAGAEVGTSSVIDRYASVGTRVVVGEGCWVQQGTDVAEGVKLGNDVELGAHVRLYPLTEVGQGNIIQDHAVVGKQPVRAKASALPETKRAKPPAVLGAGVTVGTQAVLYAGAIIEDDVFIADLATVRDAVFVGAKSIVGRGVAIENDCRIGERCKLETNAYVTAYSTLEDDVFIAPGVITTNDNYMARSDKRFAAFKGVTVKRGGRIGANSTILPGRTIAEEGAVAAGSIVTKDVSPATIVVGAPAKYLRDVPADQRLE, from the coding sequence ATGATGACCTCGAGAGACACCGTCGTCATTCAAGGCCAGGCATCGATTGACCCAACAGCGTCCATTAGCGCCTTTGTCACGATCGGAAATGGCGTGACGATCGGAGCTGGAGCAATCATCGAAACAGGTGTCGTGTTGCACGATAACGCCTATGTCGGCGCAGGCGCACGCCTCAAACCCCATGCCGTCCTAGGACCAGCAGCCGTCGTCGGAGCGAATAGCTTGCTTCACATCGGTGCGATCGTCGAGGAAAACGCCATTCTTGCTGAAGGTGTTCAGCTCGGCACATACGCATCGGTTGGAGCAGGCGCAGAGGTTGGCACAAGCAGTGTCATTGATCGTTATGCGTCTGTTGGTACACGTGTCGTCGTTGGCGAAGGCTGCTGGGTTCAACAAGGCACCGATGTTGCTGAAGGCGTCAAGCTCGGAAACGACGTTGAGCTTGGTGCCCATGTCCGCTTATATCCGCTTACCGAAGTCGGGCAAGGCAACATCATTCAAGACCATGCGGTTGTTGGAAAACAGCCTGTCCGCGCCAAAGCCTCTGCTCTGCCAGAGACAAAACGAGCGAAACCCCCTGCCGTGCTCGGAGCAGGCGTAACGGTTGGCACCCAAGCCGTGCTCTATGCAGGCGCCATCATTGAGGACGACGTCTTTATTGCCGATCTCGCCACTGTGCGCGATGCCGTTTTTGTCGGTGCCAAGTCCATTGTCGGCCGTGGGGTGGCGATCGAAAACGATTGCCGCATTGGCGAACGCTGCAAGCTTGAGACGAACGCTTACGTGACGGCGTACTCCACCTTGGAGGACGACGTCTTTATCGCGCCAGGCGTCATCACGACAAACGACAATTACATGGCGCGCTCTGACAAGCGCTTCGCCGCCTTCAAAGGCGTGACCGTCAAACGCGGTGGGCGTATCGGCGCCAATAGCACCATCCTGCCAGGCCGCACCATTGCCGAAGAAGGCGCCGTCGCAGCCGGCAGCATCGTCACCAAAGACGTCAGCCCCGCCACCATCGTCGTCGGCGCCCCCGCCAAATATTTACGCGACGTGCCGGCGGATCAGCGATTGGAGTAA
- the wecB gene encoding non-hydrolyzing UDP-N-acetylglucosamine 2-epimerase, which translates to MKKVVTIIGTRPQLVKAAVVSSALRKKTKEVLVNTGQHYDHNMAGVFFEELGIPAPDYNLNIGSGTHGAQTGAMLTEVEKVLENEQPDGVLVYGDTNSTLAGTLAASKMHIPVFHVEAGLRSYNKEMPEEINRIMTDHVSTLLFAPTETAVINLKDEGISEGVIKTGDVMYDATLRFIQAAERDRSLESFGLTSDQFILATVHRAENTDRPERLAGLFHALNRAETKVVLPLHPRTRKKLQEANLFHLVEHSPTIQLLDPLSYLDMLLLEKHARYIVTDSGGVQKEAYFAQTPCLTVRDETEWGETITAGWNRLVSPIGLDLEAERRQLHPLEGTTTLYGDGHASEHIADHIASELQKEEVGTWAAHS; encoded by the coding sequence ATGAAGAAAGTCGTCACGATTATCGGCACACGTCCCCAGCTTGTCAAAGCGGCTGTCGTCAGCAGTGCGCTGCGGAAGAAAACAAAGGAAGTGCTTGTCAATACTGGACAGCATTATGACCACAATATGGCCGGTGTCTTTTTTGAAGAGCTTGGCATTCCAGCACCAGATTACAACCTCAACATTGGGTCAGGCACACACGGCGCACAAACCGGAGCGATGCTTACAGAGGTGGAGAAGGTCCTTGAAAACGAGCAGCCCGATGGCGTGCTCGTGTATGGCGACACAAACTCAACCCTGGCAGGAACACTGGCCGCCAGCAAGATGCACATTCCTGTCTTCCATGTCGAAGCTGGATTACGCAGCTACAACAAGGAGATGCCTGAGGAAATTAATCGCATCATGACCGACCACGTGTCGACGTTGCTTTTTGCCCCAACAGAAACCGCGGTGATCAACTTAAAAGACGAAGGCATTTCCGAAGGAGTCATTAAAACAGGTGATGTCATGTATGATGCTACCCTGCGTTTTATCCAGGCAGCAGAACGAGACCGCTCGCTGGAAAGCTTCGGACTCACCTCCGACCAGTTTATCCTCGCAACGGTGCATCGTGCGGAAAACACCGATCGTCCAGAACGTTTGGCCGGTCTTTTCCACGCCTTAAACCGTGCGGAAACGAAGGTCGTCTTGCCGCTGCATCCACGCACGCGGAAAAAGCTGCAAGAAGCCAATTTGTTTCATCTCGTGGAGCATTCGCCAACGATTCAGCTGCTTGATCCGCTGTCGTATTTGGACATGCTGCTCTTGGAAAAGCATGCACGCTATATCGTGACCGACTCAGGTGGTGTTCAGAAGGAAGCTTATTTTGCGCAAACGCCTTGCCTGACCGTGCGCGACGAAACCGAATGGGGCGAAACGATCACGGCGGGCTGGAATCGTCTCGTATCTCCAATCGGTCTCGACTTAGAGGCTGAACGCCGCCAACTGCACCCGTTGGAAGGGACGACGACGCTATACGGGGATGGGCACGCTTCTGAGCACATCGCTGACCATATCGCCAGTGAGCTCCAAAAGGAGGAGGTGGGCACATGGGCCGCCCATTCGTAG
- a CDS encoding DegT/DnrJ/EryC1/StrS family aminotransferase — translation MKIPMLDLTAQYASLKEEMNARIVQCIERGHFILGEEVRELEARLASLSNVSHGIGVGSGSDALYIALAACGLKEGDEVITTPFTFFATAGAIARTGATPVFADIDPVSFNIDPDAVAKAITAKTKAILPVHLYGQTADMGRLRDLADAHKLWLIEDAAQSIGASFAGERTGQLSDAACYSFFPSKNLGAYGDGGMIVTKHDELAETMRILRVHGSKPKYYHQMLGINSRLDELQAAILNVKATFLEEWSESRRQVATIYNELFQEVSVPVETPYIGEQHVSIFHQYTIRTTSRDALQNALSEKGIATMVYYPVPMHLQPVFASLGYKEGDFPEAERACKEALSLPMYPELTKEDQTKVVAAISHFFKEALVK, via the coding sequence ATGAAGATTCCAATGCTAGACTTAACAGCACAATATGCATCCTTAAAAGAAGAAATGAATGCCCGCATTGTTCAGTGCATTGAACGCGGGCATTTTATTTTAGGTGAAGAGGTTCGCGAACTAGAAGCGCGACTTGCCTCACTTTCCAACGTCAGTCACGGCATCGGCGTTGGCAGCGGCAGTGATGCCTTGTACATTGCACTCGCAGCCTGTGGACTGAAGGAAGGAGACGAGGTCATTACGACACCGTTTACCTTTTTCGCGACCGCTGGAGCCATTGCGAGAACAGGGGCAACACCAGTGTTTGCCGATATTGATCCCGTCAGCTTTAACATCGACCCTGATGCTGTCGCAAAAGCGATCACAGCAAAAACGAAGGCGATTTTGCCGGTGCATCTCTATGGTCAAACGGCCGACATGGGGCGATTGCGTGACCTCGCTGATGCCCATAAGCTCTGGCTGATTGAGGACGCCGCTCAATCCATTGGGGCCTCCTTTGCCGGCGAACGAACAGGACAGCTTTCCGATGCCGCCTGCTACAGCTTTTTTCCCTCGAAAAACCTCGGTGCATACGGCGACGGCGGAATGATCGTGACGAAACACGATGAGCTTGCCGAGACAATGCGGATTTTACGTGTGCACGGCAGTAAACCAAAATATTATCATCAAATGCTCGGTATCAATAGTCGGTTGGATGAGCTCCAAGCCGCCATTTTAAATGTGAAAGCTACCTTTTTAGAAGAATGGAGCGAAAGTCGCAGACAAGTGGCGACGATTTACAACGAATTGTTTCAAGAGGTGTCTGTTCCCGTGGAAACGCCATACATAGGGGAGCAGCACGTATCGATTTTTCACCAATACACCATTCGCACAACGTCGCGCGACGCGTTGCAAAATGCCTTGTCAGAAAAAGGCATTGCCACAATGGTGTATTACCCTGTGCCGATGCATCTTCAGCCAGTGTTCGCGTCACTTGGTTACAAGGAAGGCGATTTTCCCGAAGCGGAACGAGCATGCAAGGAAGCTCTGTCGTTGCCAATGTACCCTGAACTAACAAAAGAAGACCAAACAAAAGTAGTGGCTGCCATCTCACATTTTTTCAAGGAGGCGCTTGTGAAATGA
- a CDS encoding acetyltransferase, whose amino-acid sequence MDMRPPNASPAAIVLIGNGQHAKVIKEAVEAGGGRVVAIADDNVTERYETADVIYAPVKDVAALLLQFAAKAVLAIGNNRTRMEVAKSLSLLEDAYGTVIHPSAIVSPSAAIGPGTVVMAGAIIQTDASLGAHSILNTRASLDHDSAAGNFVHLCPGVVTAGEVVIETGAMVGTGATILPRTTVAKWSTVAAGAVVTHHTPAFTTVAGVPARPLVQKRKGGAK is encoded by the coding sequence ATGGACATGCGACCACCGAACGCTTCACCGGCAGCGATCGTTCTCATCGGGAACGGGCAGCACGCGAAAGTCATTAAAGAAGCCGTGGAGGCAGGCGGCGGGCGTGTCGTCGCCATTGCCGATGACAACGTGACAGAGCGTTATGAAACGGCTGACGTCATTTATGCGCCGGTAAAGGACGTGGCTGCGCTGCTCCTACAGTTTGCCGCAAAGGCCGTTCTTGCGATTGGCAACAACCGCACACGCATGGAAGTCGCAAAAAGCTTGAGCTTGTTAGAAGACGCCTATGGCACGGTCATTCATCCGTCCGCGATCGTTAGTCCGAGCGCTGCGATCGGACCGGGAACGGTCGTGATGGCAGGCGCCATTATTCAGACGGATGCGTCTCTAGGGGCCCATTCCATTCTAAATACACGGGCTTCCCTTGATCATGATTCGGCGGCAGGCAATTTTGTTCATCTATGTCCTGGCGTCGTCACGGCAGGCGAAGTTGTCATTGAAACGGGCGCTATGGTCGGCACAGGTGCAACAATCCTGCCACGGACAACCGTTGCGAAATGGAGCACGGTCGCAGCGGGCGCTGTTGTCACACATCACACACCAGCCTTTACGACCGTCGCTGGTGTCCCCGCACGACCACTTGTTCAGAAACGAAAAGGAGGCGCAAAATGA